A window of the Gossypium hirsutum isolate 1008001.06 chromosome A05, Gossypium_hirsutum_v2.1, whole genome shotgun sequence genome harbors these coding sequences:
- the LOC107940400 gene encoding ribosomal RNA large subunit methyltransferase E isoform X2, with translation MSVGGAPDFFYREAQRLGYVARSAFKLLQIQNQYKLIKPGCSVLDLGCAPGAWLQVACQSLGPLKNGGAVVGIDVKKVKVPSLHCDARVQTISADVMKLSKPQVMELSPKKKGFSVILSDMCPSVSGISTQDAALSFELGVRALDLAVGRAMNVSNDNFQNEGVSCTCSPYDKGVLLSRGHLVIKLLESEDTKELSQICKPLFKKSTWLRPKATRSSSREIYLICQDLKSQ, from the exons ATGAGTGTAGGTGGAGCACCCGATTTTTTCTACAGGGAAGCTCAACGTCTCGGCTATGTTGCTCGTTCAGCTTTCAAG TTGCTTCAAATTCAGAATCAATATAAGTTAATAAAGCCAGGTTGTTCAGTTCTTGACCTTGGTTGTGCCCCCGGTGCTTGGCTTCAG GTTGCTTGTCAGAGCTTGGGTCCATTGAAGAATGGTGGGGCTGTTGTGGGAATTGATGTTAAG AAGGTAAAGGTTCCTTCTCTTCACTGTGATGCAAGGGTTCAAACTATTTCCGCTGATGTCATGAAACTATCCAAGCCGCAAGTTATGGAACTCTCGCCTAAG AAAAAAGGGTTCTCAGTTATACTTTCAGATATGTGTCCTTCGGTTTCAGGAATTTCAACTCAGGATGCGGCTTTGTCCTTCGAGTTAGGTGTGCGAGCACTCGATTTAGCTGTCGGTAGAGCCATGAACGTGTCAAATGATAATTTCCAAAATGAAGGAGTGTCATGCACTTGTAGTCCATATGATAAGGGTGTATTGCTGTCCAGAGGGCATCTTGTCATTAAGCTTCTGGAGAGCGAGGATACAAAAG AATTGAGCCAGATTTGTAAACCACTCTTCAAAAAATCAACATGGTTAAGGCCCAAGGCTACAAGATCCTCATCCAGAGAGATTTATTTAATTTGTCAAGATTTAAAGTCACAGTAA
- the LOC107940400 gene encoding ribosomal RNA large subunit methyltransferase E isoform X1: MLLVQLSRFRISLLFLLIVSFLFNKFLLGFQLLQIQNQYKLIKPGCSVLDLGCAPGAWLQVACQSLGPLKNGGAVVGIDVKKVKVPSLHCDARVQTISADVMKLSKPQVMELSPKKKGFSVILSDMCPSVSGISTQDAALSFELGVRALDLAVGRAMNVSNDNFQNEGVSCTCSPYDKGVLLSRGHLVIKLLESEDTKELSQICKPLFKKSTWLRPKATRSSSREIYLICQDLKSQ, translated from the exons ATGTTGCTCGTTCAGCTTTCAAGGTTTCGGATttcattactttttcttttaatagtttcatttctttttaataaattctTGCTTGGTTTTCAGTTGCTTCAAATTCAGAATCAATATAAGTTAATAAAGCCAGGTTGTTCAGTTCTTGACCTTGGTTGTGCCCCCGGTGCTTGGCTTCAG GTTGCTTGTCAGAGCTTGGGTCCATTGAAGAATGGTGGGGCTGTTGTGGGAATTGATGTTAAG AAGGTAAAGGTTCCTTCTCTTCACTGTGATGCAAGGGTTCAAACTATTTCCGCTGATGTCATGAAACTATCCAAGCCGCAAGTTATGGAACTCTCGCCTAAG AAAAAAGGGTTCTCAGTTATACTTTCAGATATGTGTCCTTCGGTTTCAGGAATTTCAACTCAGGATGCGGCTTTGTCCTTCGAGTTAGGTGTGCGAGCACTCGATTTAGCTGTCGGTAGAGCCATGAACGTGTCAAATGATAATTTCCAAAATGAAGGAGTGTCATGCACTTGTAGTCCATATGATAAGGGTGTATTGCTGTCCAGAGGGCATCTTGTCATTAAGCTTCTGGAGAGCGAGGATACAAAAG AATTGAGCCAGATTTGTAAACCACTCTTCAAAAAATCAACATGGTTAAGGCCCAAGGCTACAAGATCCTCATCCAGAGAGATTTATTTAATTTGTCAAGATTTAAAGTCACAGTAA